A portion of the Drosophila innubila isolate TH190305 chromosome 3L unlocalized genomic scaffold, UK_Dinn_1.0 0_D_3L, whole genome shotgun sequence genome contains these proteins:
- the LOC117786234 gene encoding peptidoglycan-recognition protein LC-like isoform X5 has protein sequence MHVNSETEFNANNIHIINRTSGKNCSTSSTDSGVGLVDNTATYITKNSSRKGSEETKQTYDDGEKQQKAETETDTQRISIEVEAKVNLNKKVRKTSPALSIRSTTISIVSIDEDAIDSSCIDSDSEAEPDEGCTVHKLGQQLKYPPPQSDELTQLNKGLTVISRQVLPSNGQGPPVPDAPDIVAQQLLNGSMNLATPTAPATPQQIGSIALTNTTDVTFGDKHYYEGPVTIQQILIDSREKWKAAEGQDNPAFDPQATPNATGTKSNESCEAPALCPFLPHNISRKAIIITAIFVALTIVLGIILATTTNLFGKTLNKMSLQVISVQNWGGRQPKGNLTKLDLPVHRVIISHTAAEGCESEDVCAARVRVIQGFHMDGWNWDHIGYNFLIGGDGLVYEGRGWDDQGAHTRGYNVDSIGISFIGTFIQIWPTEYQLRACQLLLEEGVRLKKLVPNYKLYGHRQLSATESPGELLYGIIQKWPHWTNKTF, from the exons ATGCATGTCAATAGTGAGACAGAGTTCAATGCaaacaatatacatattataaatcGAACAAGTGGTAAAAATTGCAGCACATCATCAACAGATTCGGGAGTGGGATTGGTTGACAATACGGCCacatatataacaaaaaacagTAGCAGAAAAGGTAGCgaggaaacaaaacaaacttatGATGATGGAGAAAAGCAGCAAaaagcggaaacggaaacggataCACAACGCATCAGCATTGAGGTTGAGGCTAAAGTGAACCTCAATAAAAAGGTTAGAAAAACATCACCCGCACTTTCAATACGCAGCACTACGATCTCCATAGTGTCCATCGATGAGGATGCCATCGATTCCAGTTGCATTGACAGCGATTCCGAGGCCGAGCCCGACGAGGGTTGCACGGTGCACAAACTGGGCCAACAGCTCAAATACCCGCCACCACAAAGTGACGAATTGACGCAGCTGAATAAAGGTCTGACTGTCATCAGTCGCCAGGTGTTGCCCAGCAATGGTCAGGGTCCGCCAGTTCCGGATGCTCCCGATATTGTGGCCCAACAGCTGCTCAATGGCAGCATGAAtctggccacgcccacagcgcCGGCAACGCCTCAGCAAATTGGCAGCATTGCGTTGACCAACACTACAGATGTGACCTTTGGCGATAAGCATTATTATGAGGGTCCTGTGACGATACAACAGATTCTCATCGATAGTCGGGAAAAGTGGAAAGCGGCCGAAGGTCAGGATAATCCCGCCTTTGATCCACAGGCCACGCCCAATGCTACAG gtaCCAAATCAAATGAGTCCTGTGAGGCGCCCGCTTTGTGTCCATTTCTGCCTCACAACATCAGTCGCAAGGCCATTATAATAACGGCTATATTTGTGGCATTAACCATCGTTCTGGGCATTATAttggcaacaacgacaaactTATTTGGCAAgacgttaaataaaa TGTCACTGCAGGTGATCAGTGTGCAAAATTGGGGAGGACGACAGCCAAAGGGGAATCTCACAAAACTAGACCTTCCCGTACATCGTGTGATCATCTCGCATACCGCCGCCGAAGGCTGTGAATCGGAG GATGTGTGTGCCGCTCGTGTCCGTGTGATTCAGGGGTTTCACATGGATGGCTGGAATTGGGATCACATTGGCTACAATTTTCTCATTGGTGGCGATGGACTCGTCTACGAGGGTCGCGGCTGGGATGACCAGGGTGCACATACAAGAGGCTATAATGTCGATAGCATTGGCATCTCCTTCATTGgcacttttattcaaatatggCCAACGGAGTACCAACTTCGTGCCTGTCAGCTCCTGCTGGAGGAAGGTGTGCGTCTCAAGAAGCTCGTTCCCAACTACAAGCTCTACGGACATCGTCAGCTGAGTGCCACCGAAAGTCCCGGAGAATTACTCTACGGCATCATACAGAAATGGCCACATTGgacaaataaaactttttag
- the LOC117786234 gene encoding peptidoglycan-recognition protein LC-like isoform X2, with protein sequence MHVNSETEFNANNIHIINRTSGKNCSTSSTDSGVGLVDNTATYITKNSSRKGSEETKQTYDDGEKQQKAETETDTQRISIEVEAKVNLNKKVRKTSPALSIRSTTISIVSIDEDAIDSSCIDSDSEAEPDEGCTVHKLGQQLKYPPPQSDELTQLNKGLTVISRQVLPSNGQGPPVPDAPDIVAQQLLNGSMNLATPTAPATPQQIGSIALTNTTDVTFGDKHYYEGPVTIQQILIDSREKWKAAEGQDNPAFDPQATPNATGTKSNESCEAPALCPFLPHNISRKAIIITAIFVALTIVLGIILATTTNLFGKTLNKSKLGDGDDSRQNIPINSTIANDDDELVLVSVADWGGRVANEQLDALKLPVDRVIIAHTVSEGCLSLDGCSYRARFIQAYHMDTLNWGQVGYNFMIGGDGRVYEGRGWDYIGAHTLGSNSISIGIAFIGNFNQMEATKEQLNACLLLLEEGVRLKKLKSDYQIFGHRQLLETESPGDKLYNIIKTWPHFASRF encoded by the exons ATGCATGTCAATAGTGAGACAGAGTTCAATGCaaacaatatacatattataaatcGAACAAGTGGTAAAAATTGCAGCACATCATCAACAGATTCGGGAGTGGGATTGGTTGACAATACGGCCacatatataacaaaaaacagTAGCAGAAAAGGTAGCgaggaaacaaaacaaacttatGATGATGGAGAAAAGCAGCAAaaagcggaaacggaaacggataCACAACGCATCAGCATTGAGGTTGAGGCTAAAGTGAACCTCAATAAAAAGGTTAGAAAAACATCACCCGCACTTTCAATACGCAGCACTACGATCTCCATAGTGTCCATCGATGAGGATGCCATCGATTCCAGTTGCATTGACAGCGATTCCGAGGCCGAGCCCGACGAGGGTTGCACGGTGCACAAACTGGGCCAACAGCTCAAATACCCGCCACCACAAAGTGACGAATTGACGCAGCTGAATAAAGGTCTGACTGTCATCAGTCGCCAGGTGTTGCCCAGCAATGGTCAGGGTCCGCCAGTTCCGGATGCTCCCGATATTGTGGCCCAACAGCTGCTCAATGGCAGCATGAAtctggccacgcccacagcgcCGGCAACGCCTCAGCAAATTGGCAGCATTGCGTTGACCAACACTACAGATGTGACCTTTGGCGATAAGCATTATTATGAGGGTCCTGTGACGATACAACAGATTCTCATCGATAGTCGGGAAAAGTGGAAAGCGGCCGAAGGTCAGGATAATCCCGCCTTTGATCCACAGGCCACGCCCAATGCTACAG gtaCCAAATCAAATGAGTCCTGTGAGGCGCCCGCTTTGTGTCCATTTCTGCCTCACAACATCAGTCGCAAGGCCATTATAATAACGGCTATATTTGTGGCATTAACCATCGTTCTGGGCATTATAttggcaacaacgacaaactTATTTGGCAAgacgttaaataaaagtaagctTGGTGATGGCGATGATTCCAGACAAAATATTCCAATCAATTCAACAATAG CTAACGATGATGACGAACTAGTGTTGGTCAGCGTTGCAGACTGGGGCGGCAGAGTTGCAAATGAGCAACTGGATGCACTTAAGCTGCCTGTGGATCGTGTAATTATAGCACACACTGTCTCCGAGGGCTGTCTATCACTG GATGGTTGTTCCTATCGAGCACGATTTATACAAGCCTATCACATGGACACCCTAAATTGGGGTCAAGTGGGCTACAACTTTATGATCGGTGGCGATGGACGTGTCTACGAGGGACGTGGTTGGGATTATATAGGTGCCCATACCCTTGGCTCTAATAGTATTAGCATTGGCATTGCCTTCATTGGCAACTTCAATCAAATGGAAGCCACCAAAGAACAGTTGAACGCTTGTCTTCTACTCTTGGAAGAAGGAGTACGTCTCAAAAAACTGAAATCGGACTACCAAATCTTTGGTCATCGACAGCTGTTGGAAACCGAAAGTCCCGGCGATAAACTctacaatattattaaaacctGGCCACACTTTGCTAGTCGTTTTTGA
- the LOC117786234 gene encoding peptidoglycan-recognition protein LC-like isoform X6, with product MSSYAFQYCLKCGDFIKKSTLKCDGICGRVCHAHCSALTVKQLEFVQIMPNISWRCDNCLEQRQNEQQLSLKLEKWLKQYEKRLEVLEQGFNRSTKSNESCEAPALCPFLPHNISRKAIIITAIFVALTIVLGIILATTTNLFGKTLNKSKLGDGDDSRQNIPINSTIDKDNIGGGLVLRFVPRPVWLAQPPQKQLPDLSLPVPIVILLPTNSENCSTQAQCVFRVRFLQTFNIESEHHDDIKFNFLIGGDGNVYVGRGWDIVGAHMHGYNTRSVSFAYIGTFQKQKPSSKQLNVTRLLLEDGVNLGKIAPDYKLIGASSLEPTITEYNAEQLYESFANWTHWTKVN from the exons ATGTCGAGCTACGCGTTTCAATATTGTCTAAAGTGCGGCGATTTTATCAAGAAAAGTACACTCAAGTGCGATGGCATTTGTGGGCGTGTCTGTCACGCCCACTGCTCCGCTTTGACCGTTAAGCAGCTTGAGTTCGTTCAGATAATGCCAAATATCAGCTGGCGTTGTGATAACTGCCTTGAACAGCGTCAAAATGAGCAACAATTGAGTCTGAAACTGGAAAAATGGCTGAAGCAGTATGAGAAGCGTTTGGAAGTTCTAGAACAGGGCTTTAATAGAA gtaCCAAATCAAATGAGTCCTGTGAGGCGCCCGCTTTGTGTCCATTTCTGCCTCACAACATCAGTCGCAAGGCCATTATAATAACGGCTATATTTGTGGCATTAACCATCGTTCTGGGCATTATAttggcaacaacgacaaactTATTTGGCAAgacgttaaataaaagtaagctTGGTGATGGCGATGATTCCAGACAAAATATTCCAATCAATTCAACAATAG aTAAGGACAACATTGGCGGTGGCTTGGTGCTGAGATTTGTGCCCCGTCCCGTGTGGTTGGCTCAACCACCGCAGAAACAACTTCCCGATCTCTCTTTACCCGTACCAATTGTCATATTGTTACCCACAAATTCGGAAAATTGTAGCACACAGGCGCAGTGCGTTTTCCGGGTGCGTTTCTTGCAGACCTTCAACATTGAGTCGGAGCATCACGatgatattaaattcaattttctaatTGGTGGCGATGGCAATGTCTACGTGGGTCGTGGCTGGGATATTGTGGGTGCCCACATGCATGGCTATAATACGAGAAGTGTGAGTTTTGCCTACATCGGCAcctttcaaaaacaaaagcccTCGTCGAAGCAATTAAATGTCACTCGACTTCTGCTCGAGGATGGCGTTAATCTGGGCAAAATTGCACCCGATTACAAGTTGATTGGAGCCAGCAGCTTGGAGCCCACTATCACCGAATATAATGCCGAGCAGCTGTACGAGAGCTTTGCCAATTGGACCCATTGGACGAAAGTCAATTAA
- the LOC117786234 gene encoding peptidoglycan-recognition protein LC-like isoform X4, translated as MHVNSETEFNANNIHIINRTSGKNCSTSSTDSGVGLVDNTATYITKNSSRKGSEETKQTYDDGEKQQKAETETDTQRISIEVEAKVNLNKKVRKTSPALSIRSTTISIVSIDEDAIDSSCIDSDSEAEPDEGCTVHKLGQQLKYPPPQSDELTQLNKGLTVISRQVLPSNGQGPPVPDAPDIVAQQLLNGSMNLATPTAPATPQQIGSIALTNTTDVTFGDKHYYEGPVTIQQILIDSREKWKAAEGQDNPAFDPQATPNATGTKSNESCEAPALCPFLPHNISRKAIIITAIFVALTIVLGIILATTTNLFGKTLNKTNDDDELVLVSVADWGGRVANEQLDALKLPVDRVIIAHTVSEGCLSLDGCSYRARFIQAYHMDTLNWGQVGYNFMIGGDGRVYEGRGWDYIGAHTLGSNSISIGIAFIGNFNQMEATKEQLNACLLLLEEGVRLKKLKSDYQIFGHRQLLETESPGDKLYNIIKTWPHFASRF; from the exons ATGCATGTCAATAGTGAGACAGAGTTCAATGCaaacaatatacatattataaatcGAACAAGTGGTAAAAATTGCAGCACATCATCAACAGATTCGGGAGTGGGATTGGTTGACAATACGGCCacatatataacaaaaaacagTAGCAGAAAAGGTAGCgaggaaacaaaacaaacttatGATGATGGAGAAAAGCAGCAAaaagcggaaacggaaacggataCACAACGCATCAGCATTGAGGTTGAGGCTAAAGTGAACCTCAATAAAAAGGTTAGAAAAACATCACCCGCACTTTCAATACGCAGCACTACGATCTCCATAGTGTCCATCGATGAGGATGCCATCGATTCCAGTTGCATTGACAGCGATTCCGAGGCCGAGCCCGACGAGGGTTGCACGGTGCACAAACTGGGCCAACAGCTCAAATACCCGCCACCACAAAGTGACGAATTGACGCAGCTGAATAAAGGTCTGACTGTCATCAGTCGCCAGGTGTTGCCCAGCAATGGTCAGGGTCCGCCAGTTCCGGATGCTCCCGATATTGTGGCCCAACAGCTGCTCAATGGCAGCATGAAtctggccacgcccacagcgcCGGCAACGCCTCAGCAAATTGGCAGCATTGCGTTGACCAACACTACAGATGTGACCTTTGGCGATAAGCATTATTATGAGGGTCCTGTGACGATACAACAGATTCTCATCGATAGTCGGGAAAAGTGGAAAGCGGCCGAAGGTCAGGATAATCCCGCCTTTGATCCACAGGCCACGCCCAATGCTACAG gtaCCAAATCAAATGAGTCCTGTGAGGCGCCCGCTTTGTGTCCATTTCTGCCTCACAACATCAGTCGCAAGGCCATTATAATAACGGCTATATTTGTGGCATTAACCATCGTTCTGGGCATTATAttggcaacaacgacaaactTATTTGGCAAgacgttaaataaaa CTAACGATGATGACGAACTAGTGTTGGTCAGCGTTGCAGACTGGGGCGGCAGAGTTGCAAATGAGCAACTGGATGCACTTAAGCTGCCTGTGGATCGTGTAATTATAGCACACACTGTCTCCGAGGGCTGTCTATCACTG GATGGTTGTTCCTATCGAGCACGATTTATACAAGCCTATCACATGGACACCCTAAATTGGGGTCAAGTGGGCTACAACTTTATGATCGGTGGCGATGGACGTGTCTACGAGGGACGTGGTTGGGATTATATAGGTGCCCATACCCTTGGCTCTAATAGTATTAGCATTGGCATTGCCTTCATTGGCAACTTCAATCAAATGGAAGCCACCAAAGAACAGTTGAACGCTTGTCTTCTACTCTTGGAAGAAGGAGTACGTCTCAAAAAACTGAAATCGGACTACCAAATCTTTGGTCATCGACAGCTGTTGGAAACCGAAAGTCCCGGCGATAAACTctacaatattattaaaacctGGCCACACTTTGCTAGTCGTTTTTGA
- the LOC117786234 gene encoding peptidoglycan-recognition protein LC-like isoform X3: MHVNSETEFNANNIHIINRTSGKNCSTSSTDSGVGLVDNTATYITKNSSRKGSEETKQTYDDGEKQQKAETETDTQRISIEVEAKVNLNKKVRKTSPALSIRSTTISIVSIDEDAIDSSCIDSDSEAEPDEGCTVHKLGQQLKYPPPQSDELTQLNKGLTVISRQVLPSNGQGPPVPDAPDIVAQQLLNGSMNLATPTAPATPQQIGSIALTNTTDVTFGDKHYYEGPVTIQQILIDSREKWKAAEGQDNPAFDPQATPNATGTKSNESCEAPALCPFLPHNISRKAIIITAIFVALTIVLGIILATTTNLFGKTLNKNKDNIGGGLVLRFVPRPVWLAQPPQKQLPDLSLPVPIVILLPTNSENCSTQAQCVFRVRFLQTFNIESEHHDDIKFNFLIGGDGNVYVGRGWDIVGAHMHGYNTRSVSFAYIGTFQKQKPSSKQLNVTRLLLEDGVNLGKIAPDYKLIGASSLEPTITEYNAEQLYESFANWTHWTKVN, encoded by the exons ATGCATGTCAATAGTGAGACAGAGTTCAATGCaaacaatatacatattataaatcGAACAAGTGGTAAAAATTGCAGCACATCATCAACAGATTCGGGAGTGGGATTGGTTGACAATACGGCCacatatataacaaaaaacagTAGCAGAAAAGGTAGCgaggaaacaaaacaaacttatGATGATGGAGAAAAGCAGCAAaaagcggaaacggaaacggataCACAACGCATCAGCATTGAGGTTGAGGCTAAAGTGAACCTCAATAAAAAGGTTAGAAAAACATCACCCGCACTTTCAATACGCAGCACTACGATCTCCATAGTGTCCATCGATGAGGATGCCATCGATTCCAGTTGCATTGACAGCGATTCCGAGGCCGAGCCCGACGAGGGTTGCACGGTGCACAAACTGGGCCAACAGCTCAAATACCCGCCACCACAAAGTGACGAATTGACGCAGCTGAATAAAGGTCTGACTGTCATCAGTCGCCAGGTGTTGCCCAGCAATGGTCAGGGTCCGCCAGTTCCGGATGCTCCCGATATTGTGGCCCAACAGCTGCTCAATGGCAGCATGAAtctggccacgcccacagcgcCGGCAACGCCTCAGCAAATTGGCAGCATTGCGTTGACCAACACTACAGATGTGACCTTTGGCGATAAGCATTATTATGAGGGTCCTGTGACGATACAACAGATTCTCATCGATAGTCGGGAAAAGTGGAAAGCGGCCGAAGGTCAGGATAATCCCGCCTTTGATCCACAGGCCACGCCCAATGCTACAG gtaCCAAATCAAATGAGTCCTGTGAGGCGCCCGCTTTGTGTCCATTTCTGCCTCACAACATCAGTCGCAAGGCCATTATAATAACGGCTATATTTGTGGCATTAACCATCGTTCTGGGCATTATAttggcaacaacgacaaactTATTTGGCAAgacgttaaataaaa aTAAGGACAACATTGGCGGTGGCTTGGTGCTGAGATTTGTGCCCCGTCCCGTGTGGTTGGCTCAACCACCGCAGAAACAACTTCCCGATCTCTCTTTACCCGTACCAATTGTCATATTGTTACCCACAAATTCGGAAAATTGTAGCACACAGGCGCAGTGCGTTTTCCGGGTGCGTTTCTTGCAGACCTTCAACATTGAGTCGGAGCATCACGatgatattaaattcaattttctaatTGGTGGCGATGGCAATGTCTACGTGGGTCGTGGCTGGGATATTGTGGGTGCCCACATGCATGGCTATAATACGAGAAGTGTGAGTTTTGCCTACATCGGCAcctttcaaaaacaaaagcccTCGTCGAAGCAATTAAATGTCACTCGACTTCTGCTCGAGGATGGCGTTAATCTGGGCAAAATTGCACCCGATTACAAGTTGATTGGAGCCAGCAGCTTGGAGCCCACTATCACCGAATATAATGCCGAGCAGCTGTACGAGAGCTTTGCCAATTGGACCCATTGGACGAAAGTCAATTAA
- the LOC117786234 gene encoding peptidoglycan-recognition protein LC-like isoform X8, translating into MSSYAFQYCLKCGDFIKKSTLKCDGICGRVCHAHCSALTVKQLEFVQIMPNISWRCDNCLEQRQNEQQLSLKLEKWLKQYEKRLEVLEQGFNRSTKSNESCEAPALCPFLPHNISRKAIIITAIFVALTIVLGIILATTTNLFGKTLNKSKLGDGDDSTLQVISVQNWGGRQPKGNLTKLDLPVHRVIISHTAAEGCESEDVCAARVRVIQGFHMDGWNWDHIGYNFLIGGDGLVYEGRGWDDQGAHTRGYNVDSIGISFIGTFIQIWPTEYQLRACQLLLEEGVRLKKLVPNYKLYGHRQLSATESPGELLYGIIQKWPHWTNKTF; encoded by the exons ATGTCGAGCTACGCGTTTCAATATTGTCTAAAGTGCGGCGATTTTATCAAGAAAAGTACACTCAAGTGCGATGGCATTTGTGGGCGTGTCTGTCACGCCCACTGCTCCGCTTTGACCGTTAAGCAGCTTGAGTTCGTTCAGATAATGCCAAATATCAGCTGGCGTTGTGATAACTGCCTTGAACAGCGTCAAAATGAGCAACAATTGAGTCTGAAACTGGAAAAATGGCTGAAGCAGTATGAGAAGCGTTTGGAAGTTCTAGAACAGGGCTTTAATAGAA gtaCCAAATCAAATGAGTCCTGTGAGGCGCCCGCTTTGTGTCCATTTCTGCCTCACAACATCAGTCGCAAGGCCATTATAATAACGGCTATATTTGTGGCATTAACCATCGTTCTGGGCATTATAttggcaacaacgacaaactTATTTGGCAAgacgttaaataaaagtaagctTGGTGATGGCGATGATTCCA CACTGCAGGTGATCAGTGTGCAAAATTGGGGAGGACGACAGCCAAAGGGGAATCTCACAAAACTAGACCTTCCCGTACATCGTGTGATCATCTCGCATACCGCCGCCGAAGGCTGTGAATCGGAG GATGTGTGTGCCGCTCGTGTCCGTGTGATTCAGGGGTTTCACATGGATGGCTGGAATTGGGATCACATTGGCTACAATTTTCTCATTGGTGGCGATGGACTCGTCTACGAGGGTCGCGGCTGGGATGACCAGGGTGCACATACAAGAGGCTATAATGTCGATAGCATTGGCATCTCCTTCATTGgcacttttattcaaatatggCCAACGGAGTACCAACTTCGTGCCTGTCAGCTCCTGCTGGAGGAAGGTGTGCGTCTCAAGAAGCTCGTTCCCAACTACAAGCTCTACGGACATCGTCAGCTGAGTGCCACCGAAAGTCCCGGAGAATTACTCTACGGCATCATACAGAAATGGCCACATTGgacaaataaaactttttag
- the LOC117786234 gene encoding peptidoglycan-recognition protein LC-like isoform X1 — protein sequence MHVNSETEFNANNIHIINRTSGKNCSTSSTDSGVGLVDNTATYITKNSSRKGSEETKQTYDDGEKQQKAETETDTQRISIEVEAKVNLNKKVRKTSPALSIRSTTISIVSIDEDAIDSSCIDSDSEAEPDEGCTVHKLGQQLKYPPPQSDELTQLNKGLTVISRQVLPSNGQGPPVPDAPDIVAQQLLNGSMNLATPTAPATPQQIGSIALTNTTDVTFGDKHYYEGPVTIQQILIDSREKWKAAEGQDNPAFDPQATPNATGTKSNESCEAPALCPFLPHNISRKAIIITAIFVALTIVLGIILATTTNLFGKTLNKSKLGDGDDSRQNIPINSTIDKDNIGGGLVLRFVPRPVWLAQPPQKQLPDLSLPVPIVILLPTNSENCSTQAQCVFRVRFLQTFNIESEHHDDIKFNFLIGGDGNVYVGRGWDIVGAHMHGYNTRSVSFAYIGTFQKQKPSSKQLNVTRLLLEDGVNLGKIAPDYKLIGASSLEPTITEYNAEQLYESFANWTHWTKVN from the exons ATGCATGTCAATAGTGAGACAGAGTTCAATGCaaacaatatacatattataaatcGAACAAGTGGTAAAAATTGCAGCACATCATCAACAGATTCGGGAGTGGGATTGGTTGACAATACGGCCacatatataacaaaaaacagTAGCAGAAAAGGTAGCgaggaaacaaaacaaacttatGATGATGGAGAAAAGCAGCAAaaagcggaaacggaaacggataCACAACGCATCAGCATTGAGGTTGAGGCTAAAGTGAACCTCAATAAAAAGGTTAGAAAAACATCACCCGCACTTTCAATACGCAGCACTACGATCTCCATAGTGTCCATCGATGAGGATGCCATCGATTCCAGTTGCATTGACAGCGATTCCGAGGCCGAGCCCGACGAGGGTTGCACGGTGCACAAACTGGGCCAACAGCTCAAATACCCGCCACCACAAAGTGACGAATTGACGCAGCTGAATAAAGGTCTGACTGTCATCAGTCGCCAGGTGTTGCCCAGCAATGGTCAGGGTCCGCCAGTTCCGGATGCTCCCGATATTGTGGCCCAACAGCTGCTCAATGGCAGCATGAAtctggccacgcccacagcgcCGGCAACGCCTCAGCAAATTGGCAGCATTGCGTTGACCAACACTACAGATGTGACCTTTGGCGATAAGCATTATTATGAGGGTCCTGTGACGATACAACAGATTCTCATCGATAGTCGGGAAAAGTGGAAAGCGGCCGAAGGTCAGGATAATCCCGCCTTTGATCCACAGGCCACGCCCAATGCTACAG gtaCCAAATCAAATGAGTCCTGTGAGGCGCCCGCTTTGTGTCCATTTCTGCCTCACAACATCAGTCGCAAGGCCATTATAATAACGGCTATATTTGTGGCATTAACCATCGTTCTGGGCATTATAttggcaacaacgacaaactTATTTGGCAAgacgttaaataaaagtaagctTGGTGATGGCGATGATTCCAGACAAAATATTCCAATCAATTCAACAATAG aTAAGGACAACATTGGCGGTGGCTTGGTGCTGAGATTTGTGCCCCGTCCCGTGTGGTTGGCTCAACCACCGCAGAAACAACTTCCCGATCTCTCTTTACCCGTACCAATTGTCATATTGTTACCCACAAATTCGGAAAATTGTAGCACACAGGCGCAGTGCGTTTTCCGGGTGCGTTTCTTGCAGACCTTCAACATTGAGTCGGAGCATCACGatgatattaaattcaattttctaatTGGTGGCGATGGCAATGTCTACGTGGGTCGTGGCTGGGATATTGTGGGTGCCCACATGCATGGCTATAATACGAGAAGTGTGAGTTTTGCCTACATCGGCAcctttcaaaaacaaaagcccTCGTCGAAGCAATTAAATGTCACTCGACTTCTGCTCGAGGATGGCGTTAATCTGGGCAAAATTGCACCCGATTACAAGTTGATTGGAGCCAGCAGCTTGGAGCCCACTATCACCGAATATAATGCCGAGCAGCTGTACGAGAGCTTTGCCAATTGGACCCATTGGACGAAAGTCAATTAA
- the LOC117786234 gene encoding peptidoglycan-recognition protein LC-like isoform X7 has protein sequence MSSYAFQYCLKCGDFIKKSTLKCDGICGRVCHAHCSALTVKQLEFVQIMPNISWRCDNCLEQRQNEQQLSLKLEKWLKQYEKRLEVLEQGFNRSTKSNESCEAPALCPFLPHNISRKAIIITAIFVALTIVLGIILATTTNLFGKTLNKNKDNIGGGLVLRFVPRPVWLAQPPQKQLPDLSLPVPIVILLPTNSENCSTQAQCVFRVRFLQTFNIESEHHDDIKFNFLIGGDGNVYVGRGWDIVGAHMHGYNTRSVSFAYIGTFQKQKPSSKQLNVTRLLLEDGVNLGKIAPDYKLIGASSLEPTITEYNAEQLYESFANWTHWTKVN, from the exons ATGTCGAGCTACGCGTTTCAATATTGTCTAAAGTGCGGCGATTTTATCAAGAAAAGTACACTCAAGTGCGATGGCATTTGTGGGCGTGTCTGTCACGCCCACTGCTCCGCTTTGACCGTTAAGCAGCTTGAGTTCGTTCAGATAATGCCAAATATCAGCTGGCGTTGTGATAACTGCCTTGAACAGCGTCAAAATGAGCAACAATTGAGTCTGAAACTGGAAAAATGGCTGAAGCAGTATGAGAAGCGTTTGGAAGTTCTAGAACAGGGCTTTAATAGAA gtaCCAAATCAAATGAGTCCTGTGAGGCGCCCGCTTTGTGTCCATTTCTGCCTCACAACATCAGTCGCAAGGCCATTATAATAACGGCTATATTTGTGGCATTAACCATCGTTCTGGGCATTATAttggcaacaacgacaaactTATTTGGCAAgacgttaaataaaa aTAAGGACAACATTGGCGGTGGCTTGGTGCTGAGATTTGTGCCCCGTCCCGTGTGGTTGGCTCAACCACCGCAGAAACAACTTCCCGATCTCTCTTTACCCGTACCAATTGTCATATTGTTACCCACAAATTCGGAAAATTGTAGCACACAGGCGCAGTGCGTTTTCCGGGTGCGTTTCTTGCAGACCTTCAACATTGAGTCGGAGCATCACGatgatattaaattcaattttctaatTGGTGGCGATGGCAATGTCTACGTGGGTCGTGGCTGGGATATTGTGGGTGCCCACATGCATGGCTATAATACGAGAAGTGTGAGTTTTGCCTACATCGGCAcctttcaaaaacaaaagcccTCGTCGAAGCAATTAAATGTCACTCGACTTCTGCTCGAGGATGGCGTTAATCTGGGCAAAATTGCACCCGATTACAAGTTGATTGGAGCCAGCAGCTTGGAGCCCACTATCACCGAATATAATGCCGAGCAGCTGTACGAGAGCTTTGCCAATTGGACCCATTGGACGAAAGTCAATTAA